From the Hallerella porci genome, one window contains:
- a CDS encoding DUF4372 domain-containing protein produces the protein MESRNFTGQPIYAQITKYLSKGEILRLSRSVGGERYVKKFDGFQHLLVLLFAVFKNYRSLREILTGVNTEARHLWHAGFTGPLKMST, from the coding sequence ATGGAAAGTAGAAATTTTACCGGACAGCCGATATACGCACAAATCACAAAATACCTCTCCAAAGGCGAAATTCTGAGACTATCCCGCAGCGTTGGCGGGGAACGCTATGTCAAGAAGTTCGACGGGTTCCAGCACCTGCTCGTGCTGTTGTTCGCTGTATTCAAAAATTACAGGTCCCTGCGCGAAATCCTTACGGGAGTGAACACGGAAGCGAGGCACCTGTGGCACGCCGGGTTCACGGGACCGCTGAAGATGAGCACTTT